From one Triticum urartu cultivar G1812 chromosome 3, Tu2.1, whole genome shotgun sequence genomic stretch:
- the LOC125547427 gene encoding LOW QUALITY PROTEIN: uncharacterized protein LOC125547427 (The sequence of the model RefSeq protein was modified relative to this genomic sequence to represent the inferred CDS: deleted 1 base in 1 codon; substituted 1 base at 1 genomic stop codon) has protein sequence MPPPRVRHTGCRAPAAPRLAPLPAPAPAPVPATKPSPPTRSGIPPRYDLDAKWDACLDLSIRRVTYSSLAGAFGGLILFRSPTTRWASVALGAGVVIGAAFTNXSAPECSYIFNGSPPKWGKVSISLLPLTLCSSPSSDCLLHHSK, from the exons ATGCCCCCCCCCCGCGTGCGCCACACCGGCTGCCGCGCGCCCGCCGCTCCTCGTCTTGCGCCGCTGCCCGCCCCCGCCCCGGCCCCGGTGCCAGCAACAAAGCCGTCCCCGCCCACCAGGTCCGGGATCCCGCCGCGGTACGACCTCGATGCCAAGTGGGACGCCTGCCTCGACCTCTCCATCCGCCGCGTCACCTactcctccctcgccggcgcCTTCGGAGGCCTCATCCTCTTCC GTAGCCCAACAACCCGCTGGGCATCAGTTGCACttggagctggtgtggtgatagGGGCTGCGTTCACC AACTAGTCGGCCCCTGAATGCTCATACATATTCAATGGTTCTCCTCCAAAGTGGGGAAAGGTTAGCATTTCTCTTCTCCCCCTTACCCtctgttcgtctccttcctccgaTTGCTTGCTGCACCACAGCAAGTAA